A single region of the Pseudomonas sp. PDM14 genome encodes:
- the uvrB gene encoding excinuclease ABC subunit UvrB, with product MSQFQLVTRFKPAGDQPEAIRQMVEGLEAGLSHQTLLGVTGSGKTFSIANVIAQIQRPTLVLAPNKTLAAQLYGEFKSFFPNNAVEYFVSYYDYYQPEAYVPSSDTFIEKDASINDHIEQMRLSATKALLERPDAIIVTTVSCIYGLGSPESYLKMVLHVDRGDKMDQRALLRRLADLQYTRNDMDFARATFRVRGDVIDIFPAESDLEAIRIELFDDEVESLSAFDPLTGEVIRKLPRFTFYPKSHYVTPRETLLEAVEHIKVELKERLDYLRANNKLVEAQRLEQRTRFDLEMILELGYCNGIENYSRYLSGRGPGEPPPTLYDYLPDEALLVIDESHVSVPQVGAMFKGDRSRKETLVEYGFRLPSALDNRPMRFEEWEAASPQTIFVSATPGPYEADHAGRVIEQVVRPTGLVDPQIEVRPARTQVDDLLSEITKRVALEERVLVTTLTKRMSEDLTDYLADHGVKVRYLHSDIDTVERVEIIRDLRTGAFDVLVGINLLREGLDMPEVSLVAILDADKEGFLRSERSLIQTIGRAARNLNGRAILYADRITGSMERAIGETERRRDKQIAFNEANGIVPKGVKKDIQDILEGATVPGSRSNKRKGMAKAAEENARYEAELRSPSEITKRIRQLEEKMYQLARDLEFEAAAQMRDEIQKLRDRLLQV from the coding sequence ATGTCGCAGTTTCAGCTTGTCACCCGATTCAAGCCGGCCGGCGATCAACCGGAGGCCATCCGGCAGATGGTCGAAGGCCTGGAGGCGGGCCTGTCGCACCAGACGCTGCTCGGCGTAACCGGCTCGGGCAAGACCTTCAGCATCGCCAACGTGATTGCCCAGATCCAGCGCCCGACGCTGGTGTTGGCGCCGAACAAGACCCTCGCTGCGCAGCTTTACGGCGAGTTCAAGAGTTTCTTCCCGAACAACGCGGTGGAGTACTTCGTTTCCTACTACGACTACTACCAGCCCGAAGCCTACGTGCCGTCGTCCGATACCTTCATCGAGAAGGATGCCTCGATCAACGACCACATCGAGCAGATGCGCCTGTCGGCGACCAAGGCGCTGCTCGAACGCCCGGATGCGATCATCGTCACCACCGTGTCGTGTATCTACGGCCTGGGTAGCCCCGAGAGCTACCTGAAAATGGTTCTGCACGTGGATCGCGGCGACAAGATGGATCAGCGCGCCCTGCTGCGCCGGCTGGCGGACCTGCAGTACACGCGCAACGACATGGATTTCGCTCGCGCCACCTTCCGGGTGCGCGGCGATGTGATCGACATCTTCCCGGCCGAGTCAGACCTGGAGGCGATTCGCATCGAGCTGTTCGACGACGAAGTGGAAAGCCTGTCGGCCTTCGATCCGCTGACCGGCGAGGTCATCCGCAAGCTGCCGCGTTTCACCTTCTACCCCAAGAGCCACTACGTCACCCCGCGCGAGACCCTGTTGGAAGCGGTGGAGCACATCAAGGTCGAACTCAAGGAGCGCCTGGATTACCTGCGGGCCAACAACAAGCTGGTCGAGGCGCAGCGCCTGGAGCAGCGCACGCGCTTCGACCTGGAAATGATCCTCGAGCTGGGCTACTGCAACGGCATCGAAAACTACTCGCGCTACCTGTCCGGGCGCGGTCCGGGCGAGCCGCCGCCGACCCTGTACGACTACCTGCCCGATGAAGCGCTTCTGGTCATCGACGAGTCCCACGTTTCGGTGCCGCAGGTCGGCGCGATGTTCAAGGGCGACCGTTCGCGCAAGGAAACCCTGGTGGAGTACGGTTTCCGCCTGCCATCGGCGCTGGACAACCGGCCGATGCGTTTCGAGGAGTGGGAGGCGGCCAGCCCGCAGACCATCTTCGTCTCCGCCACGCCAGGCCCGTACGAGGCCGATCACGCTGGGCGGGTGATTGAGCAGGTGGTGCGTCCGACCGGGCTGGTCGATCCGCAGATCGAAGTGCGCCCGGCGCGTACCCAGGTCGATGACCTGCTGTCGGAGATCACCAAGCGCGTCGCCCTGGAGGAGCGGGTGTTGGTGACCACGCTGACCAAGCGTATGTCCGAAGACCTCACCGACTACCTCGCCGACCACGGAGTCAAGGTGCGCTACCTGCACTCGGACATCGACACGGTCGAGCGTGTGGAGATTATTCGCGACCTGCGTACTGGGGCGTTCGACGTGCTGGTTGGGATCAACCTGCTGCGTGAGGGCCTGGACATGCCCGAGGTGTCGCTGGTGGCGATCCTCGATGCGGACAAGGAAGGCTTCCTGCGTTCCGAGCGCTCGCTGATCCAGACCATCGGCCGCGCGGCGCGCAACCTCAATGGCCGGGCGATCCTCTACGCCGACCGCATCACCGGCTCGATGGAGCGGGCGATCGGCGAGACCGAGCGTCGCCGCGACAAGCAGATCGCCTTCAACGAGGCCAATGGCATCGTGCCCAAAGGTGTGAAGAAGGACATTCAGGACATCCTTGAAGGCGCCACGGTGCCTGGTTCGCGCAGCAACAAGCGCAAGGGCATGGCCAAGGCGGCGGAAGAGAATGCACGCTACGAGGCCGAGCTGCGCTCGCCGAGCGAGATCACCAAGCGCATCCGTCAGCTCGAGGAGAAGATGTACCAGCTGGCCCGGGACCTGGAGTTCGAGGCCGCGGCGCAGATGCGCGACGAGATCCAGAAGCTGCGCGACCGTTTGCTACAGGTGTGA
- a CDS encoding HlyD family secretion protein, whose amino-acid sequence MSAQLQRRLSIFVVLLVLIIAAFFAHWLLVGRFHESTDNAYVQGEITRVSSQLGARIDQVLVHDNQSVEKGQLLAVLESADFQLALDRARAALATREAELDQAQSRLSQQGSLIASSQADVGASQATLNRTQIDLSRAQALRKPGYVSEERVTTLSADSRVARSQVAKAEADLSAQRQQVAALNAEIKRLDAQIANARADIAQAELNLQRTQIHAPISGIVGQRSARNGQVVQAGAYLLSIVPNDDIWVQANFKETQIGRMQAGQHAELVFDAYPDSPIDATIESLFAASGAQFSLLPPDNATGNFTKVVQRIPVKLTFAADNPLKGKIRPGMSVEVNVDIRNER is encoded by the coding sequence ATGTCCGCCCAACTGCAACGCCGCCTGTCGATCTTCGTCGTCCTTCTCGTCCTCATCATCGCCGCGTTCTTCGCCCACTGGCTGCTGGTCGGACGTTTTCACGAAAGCACCGACAATGCCTATGTCCAGGGTGAGATCACCCGCGTGTCGAGCCAGCTCGGTGCGCGCATCGACCAGGTACTGGTGCACGACAACCAGTCCGTGGAAAAAGGCCAGCTGCTCGCCGTGCTCGAGTCGGCAGACTTCCAGCTGGCCCTCGACCGTGCCCGCGCCGCGCTCGCCACCCGCGAAGCCGAGCTGGACCAGGCGCAGAGCCGCCTGAGCCAGCAAGGCAGTCTGATTGCCTCGAGCCAGGCCGATGTCGGCGCCAGCCAGGCCACACTCAACCGCACGCAGATCGACCTGTCCCGTGCCCAGGCGCTGCGCAAGCCGGGTTATGTTTCCGAAGAACGCGTTACCACCCTGTCCGCCGACAGCCGTGTGGCCCGCTCGCAAGTGGCCAAGGCCGAGGCCGACCTCAGCGCCCAACGCCAGCAGGTTGCCGCACTGAACGCCGAGATCAAGCGCCTCGACGCGCAGATCGCCAATGCCCGCGCCGACATCGCCCAGGCCGAGCTCAACCTGCAGCGCACGCAGATCCACGCACCGATCAGCGGTATCGTCGGCCAGCGCTCCGCACGCAACGGCCAGGTGGTGCAGGCCGGCGCCTACCTGCTGTCGATCGTGCCCAACGATGACATCTGGGTGCAGGCCAATTTCAAGGAAACCCAGATCGGCCGCATGCAGGCCGGCCAACATGCCGAACTGGTCTTCGACGCTTACCCGGACAGCCCGATCGACGCCACCATCGAAAGCCTGTTCGCCGCTTCCGGTGCGCAGTTCAGCCTGCTGCCGCCGGACAACGCCACCGGCAACTTCACCAAGGTGGTGCAGCGCATCCCGGTGAAGCTGACCTTCGCCGCGGACAACCCGCTCAAGGGCAAGATCCGCCCGGGCATGTCGGTCGAGGTCAATGTCGACATCCGCAATGAGCGGTGA
- a CDS encoding MDR family MFS transporter — protein MMSAMLGAFMAVLDIQITNSSLKDIQGALSATLEEGSWISTSYLVAEIIMIPLTAWLVQLLSARRLAVWVSLGFLASSLLCSFAWNLESMIVFRALQGFTGGALIPLAFTLTLIKLPESQRAKGMALFAITATFAPSIGPTLGGWLTENWGWEYIFYINVPPGLLMIAGLMYGLEKKKPNWELLKSTDYAGIVTLGMGLGCLQVFLEEGHRKDWLESSLIVGLGSIAVVSLCVFVILQFSRDNPLINLRILRERNFGLTSIASLGMGLGLYGSIYLLPLYLAQIQNYNALQIGEVIMWMGLPQLFIIPLVPMLMKVIPPKLLCALGFGLFGFSSFASGVLNPDFAGEQFNHIQIIRALGQPMIMVTVSLIATAYIQAQDAGSASSLFNILRNLGGAIGIALLATLLDSRTKTYFDYLREAVVPGNPQVDERLAQLTEQLGSSQAALGKLSEIVHQQASIMAYNDAFHFVGLALGISMIAVLLTRALPPGTTGGAAH, from the coding sequence GTGATGAGCGCCATGCTTGGCGCCTTCATGGCAGTACTGGACATCCAGATCACCAACTCTTCGCTGAAGGACATCCAGGGCGCGCTGTCGGCGACGCTGGAAGAAGGCTCGTGGATCTCCACCTCCTATCTGGTAGCCGAGATCATCATGATCCCGCTGACCGCCTGGCTGGTGCAGCTGCTCTCCGCGCGGCGCCTGGCGGTATGGGTGTCGCTGGGCTTCCTCGCCTCCTCCCTGCTCTGCTCGTTCGCCTGGAACCTGGAGAGCATGATCGTGTTCCGCGCCCTGCAGGGCTTCACCGGCGGCGCGCTGATTCCCCTGGCGTTCACCCTGACCCTGATCAAGTTGCCGGAAAGTCAGCGCGCCAAGGGCATGGCCCTGTTCGCCATCACCGCCACCTTCGCCCCGTCCATCGGACCAACCCTGGGCGGCTGGCTGACCGAGAACTGGGGCTGGGAATACATCTTCTATATCAATGTGCCGCCCGGCCTGCTGATGATCGCCGGCCTGATGTACGGGCTGGAGAAGAAGAAACCCAACTGGGAACTGCTCAAGAGCACCGACTACGCTGGCATCGTCACCCTCGGCATGGGCCTGGGCTGCCTGCAGGTGTTTCTCGAGGAAGGCCACCGCAAGGACTGGTTGGAGTCGAGCCTGATCGTCGGCCTCGGCTCTATCGCCGTGGTCAGCCTGTGCGTATTCGTCATCCTGCAGTTCTCGCGGGACAACCCGCTGATCAACCTGCGCATCCTGCGTGAACGCAACTTCGGCCTGACCAGCATCGCCAGCCTGGGCATGGGGCTGGGCTTGTATGGCTCGATCTACCTGCTGCCGCTGTACCTGGCACAGATCCAGAACTACAACGCCCTGCAGATCGGCGAAGTGATCATGTGGATGGGCCTGCCGCAGCTGTTCATCATCCCGCTGGTACCGATGCTGATGAAGGTCATCCCGCCCAAGCTGCTCTGCGCGCTGGGTTTTGGCCTGTTCGGCTTCTCCAGCTTCGCCTCGGGCGTGCTCAACCCGGACTTCGCTGGCGAGCAGTTCAATCACATCCAGATCATCCGCGCCCTCGGCCAGCCGATGATCATGGTCACCGTATCGCTGATCGCCACTGCGTACATCCAGGCCCAGGACGCCGGCTCAGCCTCCAGCCTGTTCAACATCCTGCGCAACCTCGGCGGTGCCATCGGCATCGCCCTGCTCGCGACCCTGCTCGACAGCCGCACCAAGACCTACTTCGACTACCTGCGCGAAGCCGTGGTGCCCGGTAACCCGCAGGTCGACGAGCGCCTCGCGCAACTCACCGAACAACTCGGCAGCTCGCAGGCGGCACTCGGCAAACTGAGCGAGATCGTCCATCAGCAGGCCAGCATCATGGCCTACAATGACGCCTTCCATTTCGTCGGACTGGCGCTCGGCATCAGCATGATTGCCGTGCTCCTGACTCGCGCACTGCCACCGGGAACCACCGGCGGCGCTGCCCACTAA
- a CDS encoding acyl-CoA thioesterase produces MTWDLATPFVIDLSVTADDIDGLGHANNAVYVSWLERCAWRHSQSLGLDLAEYRRLDRAMAVVRHEIDYLASAYEGEALQLATWIIESDQRLKMTRHFQLVRPSDACTLLRARTTFVCIELSTGKPKRMPVEFIEGYGQALLEPSA; encoded by the coding sequence GTGACCTGGGATCTCGCTACCCCATTCGTCATCGACCTGAGCGTCACTGCCGACGATATCGACGGCCTCGGCCACGCCAACAACGCGGTCTACGTCAGTTGGCTGGAGCGTTGCGCCTGGCGGCATTCGCAGAGCCTCGGTCTGGACCTGGCCGAGTACCGGCGCCTAGATCGGGCGATGGCGGTGGTGCGTCACGAGATCGATTACCTGGCCAGCGCCTACGAAGGCGAGGCGCTGCAACTGGCCACCTGGATCATCGAGTCCGACCAGCGCCTGAAGATGACCCGGCATTTCCAGTTGGTGCGCCCCAGTGATGCCTGCACGCTACTGCGTGCAAGAACCACCTTCGTCTGCATCGAACTGTCCACAGGCAAGCCCAAGCGCATGCCGGTGGAGTTCATCGAGGGTTACGGCCAGGCGTTGCTCGAACCTAGCGCGTAG
- a CDS encoding EamA family transporter, with translation MPTSATRTRSLLLIGAFLVIYIGWGTTYLANHFLLRELPPFIIGTLRFLLAGLLALAWVIARGELRLQRSDIGGALIGGVLLIAVGQGALIYANLHLPTGMLAMLYTTLPLWSVALEWLLGERPPLWVLLGLAVSVAGIVLLMGNGLGHGAGPLQWLSGALVLGATLLWAIGAWWLRRRAPFRSSALGLSLQMLTGALILAVIAAFQGNWQSLHLGSLSGTGWLWLAYLVLPVSLGVYPAYFWLLREVRPSLVSTFAFVNPVVALLLGYLLLDEQLTTDAAMACAAILIGVSLIVFGRR, from the coding sequence ATGCCCACCTCCGCCACCCGCACCCGTTCGCTGCTGCTGATCGGGGCTTTCCTGGTCATCTACATCGGCTGGGGCACCACCTACCTGGCCAACCATTTCCTGCTGCGCGAACTGCCACCCTTCATCATCGGCACCCTGCGCTTCCTGCTGGCCGGGCTGCTGGCGCTGGCCTGGGTGATCGCCCGCGGCGAACTGCGCCTGCAGCGCAGCGACATCGGAGGCGCGCTGATCGGCGGCGTCCTACTCATTGCGGTCGGCCAGGGCGCGCTGATCTACGCCAACCTGCACCTGCCCACCGGCATGCTGGCGATGCTCTACACCACGCTGCCGCTGTGGAGCGTGGCGCTGGAATGGTTGCTGGGCGAACGCCCACCGCTGTGGGTGCTGCTGGGGCTGGCGGTGTCGGTGGCGGGCATCGTGCTGCTGATGGGCAACGGCCTGGGCCACGGTGCTGGGCCGCTGCAGTGGCTGTCCGGGGCGCTGGTGCTGGGCGCCACGCTGCTGTGGGCAATCGGCGCCTGGTGGCTGCGCCGGCGCGCGCCGTTTCGCTCCAGTGCACTGGGCCTGTCCCTGCAGATGCTCACCGGCGCGCTGATCCTCGCCGTGATCGCCGCCTTCCAGGGCAACTGGCAGAGCCTGCACCTGGGTTCGCTGTCCGGCACCGGGTGGCTCTGGCTGGCGTACCTGGTGCTGCCAGTCAGCCTCGGCGTCTACCCGGCCTACTTCTGGCTGCTGCGCGAAGTCCGCCCGAGCCTGGTGTCGACCTTCGCCTTCGTCAACCCGGTGGTGGCACTGCTGCTCGGCTACCTGCTGCTCGACGAACAGTTGACCACGGATGCGGCGATGGCCTGTGCAGCGATCCTGATCGGCGTATCGCTGATCGTCTTTGGCCGCCGTTGA
- a CDS encoding SDR family oxidoreductase: MDKVMLITGASRGIGAAIARLAAARGYALCLNYRERSEAAASLVEEIERQGGHAIAVAADVADEAQVVQLFERIDQAFGRLDVLVNNAGMLETQMRLEQMDAARLQRVFATNVIGSFLCAREAIKRLSTRHGGRGGAIVNLSSIAARIGAPNEYIDYAAAKGAIDSMTLGLAKEVAAEGIRVNAVRPGVIHTEIHASGGEPGRIERVKASVPMARGGLAEEVAEAILWLASEAASYTSGALLDVSGGR, translated from the coding sequence ATGGACAAGGTCATGCTGATCACCGGCGCCAGCCGTGGCATTGGCGCCGCCATTGCGCGCCTGGCGGCGGCGCGAGGCTATGCGTTGTGCCTGAACTATCGCGAGCGCAGCGAAGCGGCGGCAAGCCTGGTCGAGGAGATCGAGCGCCAGGGCGGCCACGCCATCGCCGTGGCGGCGGATGTCGCCGATGAGGCGCAGGTCGTGCAGCTGTTCGAGCGCATCGACCAGGCTTTCGGTCGCCTCGACGTGCTGGTCAACAATGCCGGCATGCTGGAAACCCAGATGCGCCTGGAGCAGATGGACGCCGCCCGTCTGCAGCGAGTCTTCGCCACTAACGTGATCGGCAGCTTTCTCTGCGCCCGCGAGGCGATCAAGCGCCTGTCCACCCGGCATGGCGGCCGCGGCGGCGCCATCGTCAACCTGTCGTCCATCGCCGCGCGTATCGGTGCACCCAACGAGTACATCGACTACGCCGCGGCCAAGGGCGCCATCGACAGCATGACCCTGGGCCTGGCCAAGGAAGTCGCCGCCGAGGGCATCCGCGTCAACGCCGTGCGCCCAGGCGTGATCCACACCGAGATCCACGCCAGCGGTGGCGAACCGGGACGCATCGAGCGGGTCAAGGCCAGCGTGCCCATGGCCCGCGGCGGACTGGCCGAGGAAGTGGCGGAAGCGATTCTATGGCTGGCCAGCGAGGCGGCGTCGTACACCAGCGGCGCGCTGCTGGACGTCAGCGGCGGCCGCTGA
- a CDS encoding tRNA dihydrouridine synthase, whose protein sequence is MQIALAPMEGLVDEILRDVLTRVGGIDWCVTEFIRVSDRLLPASHFRKLAPELGSASRTRSGTPVRVQLLGSDPVCLAENAAYACELGAPVIDLNFGCPAKTVNKSRGGAVLLKEPELLHAILSEVRRAVPREIPVTAKMRLGFDSPDGALDCARALVDGGAAQLVVHARTKTDGYKPPAHWEWVARVQEAVAVPVYANGEVWSLEDWRRCREVSGVEDIMLGRGLVSRPDLARQIAAAQARQPVAPMTWEEFLPLLQDFWLQARGKIAPRYAPGRLKQWRAMLTRSYPEAIALFAAMRRENDCAQIDALLGLQTASRTPSDALCA, encoded by the coding sequence ATGCAGATCGCCTTGGCGCCCATGGAAGGCCTGGTCGACGAGATTCTTCGCGACGTGCTGACTCGTGTCGGTGGCATCGACTGGTGCGTGACCGAGTTCATCCGCGTCAGCGACCGGCTGCTGCCGGCCAGCCACTTCCGCAAGCTGGCACCCGAGCTGGGCAGTGCGTCGCGTACCCGCAGCGGCACGCCGGTGCGGGTACAACTGCTTGGTTCCGATCCGGTGTGCCTGGCCGAGAATGCCGCCTATGCCTGCGAGCTGGGTGCGCCGGTGATCGATCTCAACTTCGGTTGCCCGGCAAAGACGGTGAACAAGTCGCGTGGCGGTGCGGTCTTGCTCAAGGAGCCGGAGCTGCTCCACGCCATCCTCAGCGAGGTGCGCCGCGCCGTGCCGCGGGAAATTCCGGTGACCGCGAAGATGCGCCTGGGCTTCGACAGTCCCGATGGCGCGCTGGATTGTGCCCGTGCCCTGGTGGACGGCGGTGCGGCGCAGCTGGTGGTGCATGCGCGGACCAAGACCGATGGCTACAAGCCGCCGGCGCACTGGGAGTGGGTGGCGCGCGTGCAGGAGGCGGTGGCGGTTCCGGTCTACGCCAACGGCGAGGTGTGGAGCCTGGAGGACTGGCGGCGTTGCCGCGAGGTCAGTGGTGTGGAGGACATCATGCTTGGTCGCGGGCTGGTCTCGCGTCCGGACCTCGCCCGGCAGATCGCCGCTGCGCAGGCGAGGCAGCCGGTGGCGCCGATGACCTGGGAAGAATTCCTGCCGCTGCTGCAGGACTTCTGGCTGCAGGCGCGCGGCAAGATCGCCCCGCGCTACGCCCCGGGTCGGCTCAAGCAATGGCGGGCGATGCTCACGCGCAGCTACCCGGAAGCGATCGCGCTGTTCGCGGCGATGCGTCGTGAGAACGATTGCGCGCAGATCGATGCCTTGCTCGGCCTGCAGACCGCCAGTCGCACGCCGTCTGATGCGCTCTGCGCCTGA
- a CDS encoding bifunctional 4-hydroxy-2-oxoglutarate aldolase/2-dehydro-3-deoxy-phosphogluconate aldolase encodes MSLTMDVVLQRARPVLPVLVIEDNALAVDLAQALFAGGVRVLEVTLRTPRALDALAAIRAALPELLVGAGTLIHTEQFLEARDAGAQFAVSPGCTERLAAAAEDSGLPYLPGVMTPSEVLLALEYGYRSLKLFPANGNTSVKMLKSFKGPFTGIRFCPTGGVTPDNLLSFLRLPNVACVGGTWIAPDNLIRARAWDQITQLAAEAVALGASQDVQP; translated from the coding sequence ATGAGCCTGACGATGGATGTGGTGCTGCAGCGGGCGCGCCCGGTGTTGCCGGTGCTGGTGATCGAAGACAACGCGCTGGCGGTCGACCTGGCCCAGGCGCTGTTCGCTGGCGGGGTGCGGGTGCTTGAGGTGACCCTGCGCACGCCGCGGGCGCTGGATGCCCTGGCGGCGATCCGGGCGGCCCTGCCGGAGCTGCTGGTGGGCGCCGGTACGCTGATCCACACCGAGCAGTTCCTCGAGGCCCGCGATGCCGGTGCCCAGTTCGCCGTTAGCCCAGGGTGCACCGAGCGCCTGGCCGCCGCTGCCGAGGATTCCGGGCTGCCCTACCTGCCGGGCGTGATGACCCCGTCGGAAGTGCTGCTGGCGCTTGAATACGGCTACCGTTCGCTGAAGTTGTTCCCGGCCAATGGCAACACCAGCGTGAAGATGCTCAAGAGCTTCAAGGGGCCGTTCACCGGCATCCGTTTCTGCCCGACCGGCGGCGTTACGCCGGACAACCTGCTGAGCTTCCTGCGCTTGCCGAACGTGGCCTGCGTCGGCGGTACCTGGATCGCCCCGGACAACCTGATTCGTGCGCGCGCCTGGGACCAGATCACCCAGCTGGCCGCCGAAGCCGTTGCGCTGGGCGCCAGCCAGGATGTGCAGCCGTGA
- the gltX gene encoding glutamate--tRNA ligase, which translates to MTKVRTRIAPSPTGDPHVGTAYIALFNLCFARQHGGEFILRIEDTDQLRSTRESEQQIYDALRWLGIEWNEGPDVGGPHGPYRQSERGAIYKKYSDELVSKGHAFPCFCSAERLDQVRAEQAARKETQRYDGHCMHISADVAEQRVAAGESHVVRMKVPSEGVCVVPDMLRGDVEIPWDRMDMQVLMKADGLPTYFLANVVDDHLMEITHVLRGEEWLPSAPKLIKLYEYFGWEQPKLCYMPLLRNPDKSKLSKRKNPTCITFYERMGYMPEALLNYLGRMGWSMPDEREKFSLAEMIEHFDLSRISLGGPIFDVEKLSWLNGQWLRELPVEQFAARVQQWAFNSQYLMQIAPHVQQRVETFSDIAPLGSFFFSGGVQLDAKLLEHKKLSPDQVRQALQLVLWELEALRQWDKEKITASIQFVCEGLGLKLRDLMPLMFPAITGKSSSVSVLDAMEILGADLSRFRLRQAIELVGGVSNGESKEWKKLLESFR; encoded by the coding sequence ATGACCAAAGTCCGCACCCGCATTGCGCCGTCGCCTACTGGTGACCCGCACGTCGGTACTGCCTATATAGCTCTGTTCAACCTGTGTTTCGCCCGCCAGCACGGCGGCGAGTTCATCCTGCGCATCGAGGACACCGATCAGCTGCGTTCGACCCGTGAGTCGGAGCAGCAGATCTATGACGCCCTGCGCTGGTTGGGTATCGAGTGGAACGAAGGCCCGGACGTCGGCGGGCCGCACGGGCCGTATCGGCAGAGCGAGCGCGGCGCGATCTACAAGAAGTACTCGGACGAACTGGTCAGCAAGGGCCATGCATTCCCGTGCTTCTGCAGTGCCGAACGTCTCGATCAGGTGCGGGCCGAACAGGCTGCGCGCAAGGAAACCCAGCGCTACGACGGCCACTGCATGCACATCTCCGCGGATGTCGCCGAGCAGCGCGTCGCGGCTGGCGAGTCCCATGTGGTGCGCATGAAGGTGCCGAGCGAGGGTGTCTGCGTGGTGCCGGACATGCTGCGTGGCGACGTCGAGATCCCGTGGGATCGCATGGACATGCAGGTGCTGATGAAGGCCGATGGCCTGCCCACCTATTTCCTCGCCAACGTCGTCGACGACCACCTGATGGAAATCACCCACGTCCTGCGCGGCGAGGAGTGGCTGCCCTCGGCGCCGAAGCTGATCAAGCTGTACGAGTACTTCGGCTGGGAGCAGCCCAAGCTCTGCTACATGCCGCTGCTGCGCAATCCGGACAAGAGCAAGCTGTCCAAGCGCAAGAACCCGACCTGCATCACCTTCTACGAGCGCATGGGCTACATGCCCGAGGCGCTGCTCAACTACCTGGGTCGCATGGGCTGGTCGATGCCGGATGAGCGCGAGAAGTTCTCCCTGGCCGAAATGATCGAGCACTTCGACCTGTCGCGCATCTCGCTCGGCGGGCCGATCTTCGACGTGGAGAAGCTGTCCTGGCTCAATGGTCAGTGGCTGCGTGAGCTGCCGGTCGAGCAGTTCGCAGCGCGCGTGCAGCAGTGGGCGTTCAATTCGCAGTACCTGATGCAGATCGCGCCACACGTGCAACAGCGTGTCGAGACCTTCAGCGACATCGCGCCGCTTGGCAGTTTCTTCTTCAGTGGTGGCGTGCAGCTCGACGCCAAGCTGCTGGAGCACAAGAAGCTGAGCCCGGATCAGGTGCGCCAGGCACTGCAGCTGGTGCTGTGGGAGCTGGAGGCGCTGCGCCAGTGGGACAAGGAAAAGATCACCGCGAGCATCCAGTTCGTCTGCGAGGGCCTGGGCCTGAAGCTGCGTGATCTGATGCCGCTGATGTTCCCGGCGATCACCGGCAAATCCAGCTCGGTGTCGGTGCTCGACGCCATGGAGATTCTCGGTGCCGACCTCTCGCGTTTCCGCCTGCGCCAGGCCATCGAGTTGGTGGGGGGGGTCAGCAATGGCGAGAGCAAGGAGTGGAAGAAGCTGCTGGAAAGCTTCCGCTGA
- a CDS encoding LysR family transcriptional regulator — translation MGLDDALIFTRVVEFHSFTQAAQSLGMQKSTVSRRIALLEERLGVRLLNRTTRKLRLTEVGQAYYERCRQIMLDFAEAEQAVMQLQQEPSGLLRITAPIEFGQLFLGSVLGQFMRQYPQISAEVELTSRDVDPVEEGVDIAIVVGQPHDSTLIARKLFESGRRLCASPEYLALHGTPRRSEELVSHRAILLPQDPPRYWPLLGEQIACQRVMSCNNITLAREAALAGAGIAGLPLMISEAAVQSGRLVELLPAAQLPVGELYAVYPSRRFQAMKVKTFLDFLMASLPSPAQLETTAAGLLTSRP, via the coding sequence ATGGGGCTGGATGATGCGTTGATCTTCACCCGCGTGGTCGAGTTCCACAGTTTCACCCAGGCCGCGCAGAGCCTGGGCATGCAGAAGTCCACGGTCAGCCGGCGCATCGCCCTGCTCGAGGAGCGCCTGGGGGTGCGCCTGCTCAACCGCACCACACGCAAATTGCGCCTGACCGAGGTGGGCCAGGCCTACTACGAGCGCTGTCGGCAGATCATGCTCGACTTCGCCGAGGCCGAGCAGGCTGTGATGCAGTTGCAGCAGGAACCGTCGGGATTGTTGCGCATCACCGCGCCCATCGAGTTCGGCCAGCTGTTTCTCGGCAGTGTGCTGGGGCAGTTCATGCGCCAGTACCCGCAGATCAGCGCCGAGGTCGAGTTGACCTCGCGCGATGTCGACCCGGTGGAGGAGGGCGTGGACATCGCCATCGTCGTCGGCCAGCCGCATGACTCGACCCTGATCGCGCGCAAGCTGTTCGAGAGTGGCCGCCGCCTGTGTGCCAGCCCCGAATACTTGGCGTTGCATGGCACGCCGCGGCGCAGCGAGGAGCTGGTCTCGCATCGCGCCATCCTCCTGCCGCAGGACCCGCCACGCTACTGGCCGCTGCTCGGCGAGCAGATCGCCTGTCAGCGGGTGATGTCCTGCAACAACATCACCCTGGCCCGCGAAGCGGCGCTGGCGGGGGCGGGCATTGCCGGCCTGCCGTTGATGATTTCCGAGGCGGCGGTACAGAGTGGGCGCTTGGTCGAGTTGCTGCCGGCGGCGCAACTGCCGGTTGGTGAGCTGTATGCGGTCTACCCGTCACGGCGCTTTCAGGCGATGAAGGTGAAAACCTTCCTCGACTTCCTCATGGCCAGCCTGCCGAGCCCCGCGCAACTGGAGACCACGGCCGCCGGCCTGTTAACATCGCGCCCTTGA